One genomic window of Solanum stenotomum isolate F172 chromosome 9, ASM1918654v1, whole genome shotgun sequence includes the following:
- the LOC125875933 gene encoding uncharacterized protein LOC125875933 codes for MLKSGEVSWKSENLGKRRWAFVVFLGILILHGLAILVFTRGFLLTRTELSQYSHCSDIQQSPCFSPSQDDQMVNHSKGCWTKPAVDRIVIIVLDALRYDFVAPSTFFDEKKPWMDRLQVLHKLASQPGSFAKIFKAIADPPTTSLQRLKGLTTGGLPTFIDVGNSFGAPAIIEDNLIYQMAKNGKRVVMMGDDTWVQLFPQHFNISHPFPSFNVKDLDTVDNGCVEHLFPYLYQEDWDVLIAHFLGVDHAGHIFGVDSTEMIEKLEQYNGILEKVVDVLESQSGPGGLHENTLLLVMGDHGQTINGDHGGGAPEEVETSLFAMSLQKNPSSLPSETDSSSCRLDTEKRKICTSSIEQLDFAATVSALLGIPYPFGSIGRVNPELYALAAGTWNLDIFTPESGINLSGSERWMQNYVNVLCMNTWQVKRYIDVYSASSVIGFSDKDMSHVSSLYAQAHDNWLHTKEAVLNCKSESCSTLLPQLKKQVEAYSNFLSSITALARSKWTEFNLKMMGTGLCILVLSLFVHIFTIKKLDKLCSCYLPRGGDFVVSFEAIFAYAAVLIRSFSFLSNSFILEEGKTASFLLATAGMLQLRHAIVKKKMFLEGFLFVLVVPLLRFGIELGQSKQAVNSLFLKSFASWTVSIDNGTNLWIYVADILPFLALVILAYILYYKSITHSSCRGIFKLVAVGTIFASTLIALAWALDGNLFSPSTIIVEIKAYWIPRIIYVIGLLQLFLLAISQLFGKEKTSGWEEDTIVKVTAMLSAWSSTIIILSGKQGPLVALAAVIQGWCVIRLMTLERAKNDYYDSSTSYSSPVAKWSLLAVCLFFCTGHWCAFDGLRYASAFVGFDEFNLIRQAALLTIDTFGFSHILPVMGLPLIVACRRHPEVQAEKRKALFFLQLCQVYLMYGLTMAISMTLTIICVTIQRRHLMVWGLFAPKFVFDAVGLLLTDLFICLASLYYFA; via the coding sequence ATGTTGAAGAGTGGTGAGGTTTCATGGAAAAGTGAGAATTTGGGCAAGCGGAGATGGGCTTTCGTGGTGTTCCTTGGGATACTGATACTTCATGGATTGGCTATTCTTGTCTTCACCAGAGGATTCCTCCTAACTCGCACTGAACTTTCACAATATAGTCACTGCTCTGATATTCAACAATCTCCATGCTTCTCTCCTTCTCAAGATGATCAAATGGTTAACCATTCCAAAGGGTGCTGGACGAAACCAGCCGTTGATCGAATTGTTATCATCGTTCTTGATGCTCTCAGGTATGACTTTGTTGCTCCAAGTACCTTTTTTGATGAGAAAAAACCGTGGATGGACAGATTGCAGGTGTTGCACAAGTTGGCATCTCAGCCAGGTTCGTTTGCTAAGATCTTTAAAGCTATTGCTGATCCTCCAACAACCAGTTTGCAACGTCTAAAGGGATTAACAACTGGTGGGCTTCCAACTTTTATTGATGTGGGTAACAGCTTTGGCGCACCAGCTATCATTGAAGATAATTTGATTTATCAGATGGCTAAGAATGGCAAGCGAGTTGTGATGATGGGGGATGACACGTGGGTTCAACTGTTTCCTCAACATTTTAATATATCTCATCCATTCCCTTCATTTAATGTTAAAGACCTTGACACGGTAGATAATGGCTGCGTTGAGCACTTGTTTCCATACTTGTATCAAGAAGATTGGGATGTACTTATAGCACATTTTCTTGGTGTGGATCATGCCGGACATATTTTTGGTGTTGATTCCACTGAAATGATAGAAAAGTTGGAGCAGTACAATGGGATTTTGGAGAAAGTTGTTGATGTCCTGGAAAGCCAAAGTGGACCTGGCGGGTTACATGAAAATACTCTGCTTCTTGTGATGGGTGATCATGGGCAAACCATCAACGGTGATCATGGTGGAGGTGCTCCTGAAGAGGTTGAAACGTCACTATTTGCTATGAGTTTGCAAAAGAATCCGTCTTCCTTACCGTCTGAAACTGATAGCTCATCTTGTCGGCTTGACACAGAGAAGAGGAAGATATGCACTAGCTCCATTGAGCAGCTTGACTTTGCTGCAACAGTATCTGCTCTGCTTGGCATTCCTTATCCTTTTGGAAGCATCGGGCGTGTTAATCCTGAACTGTATGCATTAGCTGCTGGTACTTGGAACTTGGACATCTTTACCCCTGAAAGTGGAATAAATCTCTCAGGATCGGAAAGGTGGATGCAGAACTACGTCAATGTCCTCTGCATGAATACATGGCAGGTGAAAAGATATATTGATGTATATTCAGCTTCATCAGTGATAGGATTTTCAGACAAAGATATGTCTCATGTATCGAGCCTCTATGCTCAGGCCCATGATAATTGGTTACATACCAAAGAAGCTGTTTTGAATTGTAAAAGTGAAAGTTGTTCAACATTGTTACCTCAACTGAAGAAGCAAGTTGAAGCTTATTCTAATTTCCTGTCAAGTATTACTGCACTTGCTCGTTCCAAATGGACAGAGTTCAATCTAAAGATGATGGGCACTGGTTTATGCATCTTGGTGCTCTCTCTTTTTGTTCACATTTTCACCATCAAGAAATTGGACAAACTATGCAGTTGCTATCTTCCTCGTGGTGGagattttgttgtttcttttgaGGCTATTTTTGCTTATGCTGCTGTGCTGATTCGTTCTTTCagttttctttcaaatagtTTCATCTTGGAGGAAGGTAAAACAGCAAGTTTTCTGTTGGCCACGGCTGGAATGCTTCAATTACGTCATGCAATAGTAAAAAAGAAGATGTTTCTTGAAGGATTTCTTTTTGTTCTGGTGGTTCCTCTTCTCAGATTTGGTATTGAACTTGGACAGTCAAAGCAGGCTgtcaattctttatttttgaagTCATTTGCTTCATGGACTGTAAGCATTGACAACGGCACCAACTTATGGATATATGTTGCTGATATATTACCCTTTTTAGCTCTTGTCATTTTAGCTTATATACTTTATTACAAGAGCATCACGCACAGTTCTTGTCGGGGGATATTCAAGTTAGTTGCCGTTGGAACCATATTTGCTTCTACTCTTATAGCTCTGGCTTGGGCTTTAGATGGTAACTTATTCAGCCCAAGCACAATTATTGTGGAGATAAAAGCATATTGGATTCCTCGGATCATCTATGTTATTGGTCttctacaattatttttattagcaATATCTCAACTTTTTGGTAAAGAGAAAACTTCAGGTTGGGAGGAAGATACAATTGTTAAAGTAACTGCCATGTTATCAGCATGGAGTTCAACAATAATCATTTTATCCGGGAAACAAGGTCCTCTAGTTGCTCTAGCAGCAGTAATTCAAGGGTGGTGTGTAATTAGGTTGATGACGTTGGAACGAGCAAAGAATGACTATTACGACAGTTCAACTTCATATTCTTCTCCGGTGGCAAAATGGAGTCTTTTAGCTGTGTGTCTGTTTTTCTGCACTGGACATTGGTGTGCCTTCGATGGCCTGCGCTATGCTTCCGCATTCGTTGGGTTTGATGAATTCAACCTTATTCGTCAAGCTGCCCTGCTTACCATAGATACATTTGGTTTCTCCCACATTCTTCCGGTAATGGGACTTCCACTTATCGTTGCTTGCCGACGACATCCAGAAGTCCAGGCTGAGAAAAGGAAAGCACTGTTTTTTCTCCAGTTATGCCAGGTCTATTTGATGTACGGACTTACTATGGCTATATCTATGACACTTACAATTATATGTGTTACGATTCAAAGGCGACACTTGATGGTATGGGGTTTATTTGCTCCAAAGTTCGTCTTCGATGCTGTGGGTCTTCTTCTTACGGACCTCTTCATATGCCTCGCATCACTGTACTATTTTGCATGA